From Pseudoalteromonas viridis, the proteins below share one genomic window:
- the mazG gene encoding nucleoside triphosphate pyrophosphohydrolase, whose protein sequence is MSASLQQLLDIMATLRDPQKGCAWDQQQTFETIVPHTLEEAYEVADSIEQQDFVGLKDELGDLLFQVVFYAQLGKEAGLFEFDDIVKGLNDKLVRRHPHVFEAPDSTLSDAELSAQWQAIKDKERSAKPVRFDDDVPLNLPALSRAAKIQKRAASLGFDWPTYQGALDKVAEEVTEVSEALSHDPDSEHSAEELGDLLFATVNVARHIKRDPEQLLRRASDKFVARFSAIEGILAEREIALSDASLAQMDDAWEEVKRRQRSGENN, encoded by the coding sequence ATGAGCGCCTCGTTGCAGCAATTACTGGACATTATGGCAACCCTGCGCGACCCGCAAAAGGGTTGCGCCTGGGATCAACAACAAACCTTTGAAACCATAGTGCCCCATACCCTTGAAGAAGCCTACGAAGTGGCCGACAGCATAGAGCAGCAAGACTTTGTCGGGCTCAAAGATGAGTTGGGCGATTTATTGTTTCAGGTGGTTTTTTATGCTCAGTTGGGCAAAGAAGCCGGGCTCTTTGAGTTTGACGACATAGTAAAAGGACTGAATGATAAGCTGGTGCGCCGTCACCCTCATGTCTTTGAGGCTCCGGATAGCACGTTGAGCGATGCAGAGTTAAGTGCGCAGTGGCAGGCCATCAAAGATAAAGAGCGCAGTGCAAAGCCGGTCCGGTTTGACGACGATGTACCACTGAACTTACCCGCCTTATCGCGCGCTGCGAAAATTCAAAAGCGTGCTGCGTCTTTGGGGTTTGACTGGCCGACCTATCAGGGCGCGCTGGACAAAGTGGCAGAAGAAGTGACGGAAGTCAGTGAGGCACTCAGTCACGACCCTGACTCCGAGCACAGTGCGGAGGAGCTCGGCGACCTGCTGTTTGCTACGGTGAATGTGGCACGTCACATCAAACGCGACCCGGAGCAGCTTTTGCGCCGTGCCAGTGACAAATTTGTCGCCCGCTTTAGTGCCATCGAGGGCATTCTGGCGGAGCGGGAAATCGCCTTGTCGGACGCCAGCCTGGCGCAAATGGATGACGCCTGGGAAGAAGTCAAACGACGCCAGCGTTCAGGTGAGAATAATTAA
- a CDS encoding CTP synthase gives MSTKFIFVTGGVVSSLGKGIAAASLAAILEARGLNVTILKLDPYINVDPGTMSPIQHGEVFVTEDGAETDLDLGHYERFIRTKMTSRNNFTQGRVFEDVLRRERKGEYLGATIQVIPHITNDIKRRVLEGAEGHDIAIVEIGGTVGDIESQPFLEAIRQLGTELGREHALFMHLTLVPFLGAAGEVKTKPTQHSVKELRSIGIQPDILVCRSNCKLPANERAKIALFTNVEEKAVISLQDVDSIYKIPALLKSQELDDLVCRRFYLDVPEADLAEWEQVLYQESNPTGEVTIGMVGKYIELPDAYKSVNEALKHAGLKNRVTVNIEYVDSQDIESKGTELLDHLDAILVPGGFGNRGVEGKILAAKYARENKVPYLGICLGMQVALIEYARNVAGLEGANSTEFDAKSPHPVVGLITEWLDADGNVETRTEESDLGGTMRLGAQLCHLKEGSKVRDVYGNAEITERHRHRYEVNNHYVERLEQAGLAFTGLSEDKKLVEIIENKDHPWFIAAQFHPEFTSTPRDGHPLFEGFVAAAFSYQKADS, from the coding sequence ATGAGTACAAAATTTATCTTCGTAACGGGCGGAGTTGTTTCCTCCTTGGGTAAAGGTATTGCAGCTGCTTCATTGGCTGCGATATTAGAAGCGCGTGGTTTAAACGTCACTATCCTTAAGCTGGATCCTTATATCAATGTTGACCCTGGCACAATGAGCCCGATCCAACATGGTGAAGTCTTTGTGACAGAAGACGGCGCAGAAACTGACCTGGACTTAGGTCACTATGAGCGTTTCATTCGCACCAAAATGACCAGCCGCAACAACTTCACGCAGGGTCGTGTTTTTGAAGATGTACTGCGTCGCGAGCGTAAAGGCGAATACCTGGGCGCGACCATTCAGGTGATCCCACACATCACTAACGACATCAAGCGTCGTGTTCTGGAAGGGGCTGAAGGCCACGATATCGCTATCGTTGAAATCGGCGGTACTGTGGGTGACATTGAGTCACAACCTTTCCTTGAAGCCATCCGTCAGTTGGGTACAGAGCTGGGCCGCGAGCACGCTTTGTTTATGCACCTGACCTTAGTGCCATTCCTGGGCGCTGCGGGCGAAGTAAAAACCAAGCCAACTCAGCACTCGGTAAAAGAGCTGCGCTCAATTGGTATTCAGCCGGATATCCTGGTATGTCGTTCAAACTGCAAACTGCCTGCTAACGAGCGTGCCAAGATTGCACTGTTCACCAACGTAGAAGAAAAAGCCGTAATCTCATTGCAAGATGTAGACAGCATCTACAAAATCCCGGCACTGCTTAAGTCACAAGAACTGGATGACCTGGTTTGTCGTCGTTTCTACCTGGATGTACCAGAAGCAGACTTGGCTGAGTGGGAACAGGTGTTATATCAGGAATCAAACCCAACAGGTGAAGTGACCATTGGTATGGTTGGCAAGTACATTGAATTGCCAGACGCCTACAAGTCAGTAAACGAAGCGCTCAAGCACGCTGGCCTGAAGAATCGAGTAACCGTGAATATCGAATATGTTGATTCACAGGACATCGAGAGTAAAGGCACTGAACTGCTGGACCACCTGGACGCCATTTTGGTACCGGGCGGCTTTGGTAACCGAGGTGTTGAAGGTAAGATTTTGGCGGCCAAATATGCGCGTGAAAACAAAGTGCCTTACTTAGGTATCTGTTTAGGCATGCAGGTTGCGCTGATTGAATACGCGCGTAACGTAGCGGGCCTTGAAGGCGCTAACTCAACTGAGTTCGATGCTAAATCTCCACATCCGGTTGTTGGTCTGATCACTGAGTGGCTAGATGCCGACGGTAACGTTGAGACCCGTACTGAAGAGTCAGACTTGGGTGGTACGATGCGCCTGGGTGCTCAGCTGTGTCATCTTAAAGAAGGCTCAAAAGTACGCGACGTATACGGCAATGCCGAGATCACTGAGCGTCACCGCCACCGCTACGAGGTAAACAACCACTACGTTGAGCGCCTTGAGCAGGCAGGTCTTGCCTTCACGGGTCTGTCGGAAGACAAGAAACTGGTTGAGATCATTGAAAACAAAGATCACCCCTGGTTTATTGCGGCTCAGTTCCACCCTGAGTTTACGTCAACGCCACGCGACGGCCATCCGCTGTTTGAAGGGTTCGTTGCAGCTGCGTTCAGCTACCAAAAAGCTGATTCTTAA
- the eno gene encoding phosphopyruvate hydratase produces MSKIVKVIGREVMDSRGNPTVEADVHLESGAWGRACAPSGASTGTREALELRDGDKARYLGKGVLTAVNYVNNEIAAALNGHNALEQRAIDQLMLDLDGTENKEKLGANAILAVSLATAKAAAQEKGVALYEHIADINGTAGQYSMPVPMMNILNGGEHADNNVDIQEFMVQPVGAKSFREALRMGAEIFHSLKKVLKSRGLNTAVGDEGGFAPDLKSNEEALEVIVEAVAAAGYEMNKDVTLALDCAASEFYKDGKYDLQGEGKAFDSEGFAGFLADLAARYPIVSIEDGLDESDWAGWKILTDKIGDKVQLVGDDLFVTNTKILKRGIDEQIGNSILIKFNQIGSLSETLDAIKMAQDAGFTAVISHRSGETEDATIADLAVGTAAGQIKTGSLCRSDRVAKYNQLLRIEEALGDKAIYKGRSEIKGQ; encoded by the coding sequence ATGTCAAAAATCGTAAAAGTGATTGGCCGTGAAGTTATGGACTCACGTGGTAACCCTACCGTTGAAGCCGATGTTCATTTAGAGTCGGGCGCATGGGGCCGCGCGTGTGCACCATCAGGTGCATCAACAGGAACTCGCGAAGCACTTGAATTACGTGACGGAGATAAAGCTCGTTACCTGGGTAAAGGTGTACTGACCGCGGTAAACTATGTTAACAACGAAATCGCAGCAGCCCTGAACGGACACAATGCCCTTGAACAACGTGCAATTGACCAGCTAATGCTGGATCTGGATGGCACTGAAAACAAAGAAAAGCTGGGTGCTAACGCTATCCTGGCTGTGTCTTTAGCAACGGCTAAAGCGGCAGCACAAGAAAAAGGCGTGGCGCTGTACGAGCACATTGCAGACATCAACGGTACAGCTGGCCAGTACTCTATGCCAGTACCTATGATGAACATCCTGAACGGCGGCGAGCACGCTGACAACAACGTTGATATCCAGGAGTTCATGGTTCAGCCAGTGGGTGCAAAAAGCTTCCGTGAAGCGCTGCGCATGGGCGCAGAAATCTTCCACAGCCTGAAGAAAGTATTGAAATCACGAGGTCTGAACACTGCCGTAGGTGATGAAGGTGGTTTTGCACCAGATCTTAAGTCAAACGAAGAAGCGCTGGAAGTGATCGTTGAAGCGGTTGCAGCAGCGGGCTATGAAATGAACAAAGACGTGACACTGGCACTGGATTGTGCGGCGTCTGAGTTCTACAAAGACGGCAAATACGACCTGCAGGGCGAAGGTAAAGCGTTCGACTCTGAAGGTTTTGCTGGCTTCCTGGCAGATTTGGCTGCGCGTTACCCAATCGTGTCTATCGAAGATGGTCTGGACGAAAGCGATTGGGCTGGCTGGAAGATCCTGACTGATAAGATCGGTGACAAAGTACAGCTGGTGGGTGATGATCTGTTCGTTACTAACACTAAGATCCTTAAGCGTGGTATCGATGAGCAGATCGGTAACTCAATCCTGATCAAGTTCAACCAAATTGGTTCACTGTCTGAAACACTGGACGCAATCAAGATGGCACAGGATGCAGGCTTCACTGCGGTTATCTCTCACCGCTCAGGTGAAACAGAAGACGCAACCATTGCTGATTTAGCAGTGGGTACTGCGGCTGGCCAAATCAAGACTGGCTCACTGTGCCGCTCTGACCGTGTTGCTAAGTACAACCAGTTGCTACGTATCGAAGAAGCGCTGGGCGACAAGGCTATCTACAAAGGTCGCAGCGAGATCAAAGGTCAGTAA
- the mutH gene encoding DNA mismatch repair endonuclease MutH, producing the protein MSKPTPPHSIAELMTRVDAIAGQTLGELAAQFHFKTPQDLNREKGWPGQLIEYVLGASAGSKPVPDFEFIGVELKTLPIGYNGKPLETTYVSVVPLTNLTGLRWQDSTVKKKLAHVLWLPILAERDIAPVDRTIGSGFLWQPNAVQEQQLQRDWEEQIELIALGRVDEISGKLGEVMQIRPKAANSKALTDAIGPQGKLIKTLPRGFYLKMQFTQGILAEQFVG; encoded by the coding sequence GTGTCAAAGCCAACACCTCCCCACTCCATTGCCGAACTTATGACCCGCGTAGATGCCATCGCCGGGCAAACACTCGGAGAGCTTGCGGCGCAGTTTCATTTTAAAACTCCGCAGGATCTGAACCGGGAAAAAGGCTGGCCGGGTCAGCTAATAGAATATGTGCTCGGCGCCAGCGCAGGCTCTAAACCCGTACCCGACTTTGAATTTATCGGTGTCGAGCTAAAAACCTTGCCGATTGGTTATAACGGCAAGCCACTAGAAACCACCTATGTGTCTGTGGTGCCTCTGACCAATCTGACTGGTTTGCGCTGGCAGGACAGCACAGTGAAAAAGAAACTGGCTCATGTATTGTGGCTACCTATTTTGGCTGAGCGAGATATAGCACCGGTAGACCGGACCATAGGCAGCGGTTTTTTATGGCAACCAAACGCCGTGCAGGAACAGCAGCTACAGCGGGACTGGGAAGAGCAAATTGAATTGATTGCGCTGGGGCGGGTCGATGAGATCAGTGGCAAACTAGGCGAGGTCATGCAGATCCGCCCAAAAGCGGCCAACAGTAAAGCCCTGACAGATGCCATTGGTCCTCAGGGCAAGCTCATAAAAACCCTGCCCCGCGGGTTTTACCTGAAAATGCAGTTTACTCAGGGTATTCTGGCTGAGCAGTTTGTAGGGTGA
- the rppH gene encoding RNA pyrophosphohydrolase, with protein sequence MIDAEGFRANVGIVICNNQGQVFWARRYGQHSWQFPQGGVDEGETPEQTMYRELHEEVGLRPEDVEIVASSKHWLRYKLPKRLIRKDSSPVCIGQKQKWFLLKLKCKDEDVDLMRTHHPEFDDWRWVSYWYPVRQVVSFKRDVYRRVMKEFAPFAMPFNRKEHAHKDHWRRR encoded by the coding sequence GTGATTGATGCCGAAGGATTTCGTGCCAATGTAGGAATTGTTATTTGTAACAATCAGGGGCAGGTATTTTGGGCGCGGCGCTATGGCCAGCATTCATGGCAGTTTCCGCAAGGGGGTGTGGATGAAGGCGAAACACCCGAACAGACCATGTACCGTGAATTGCATGAAGAAGTTGGGCTACGACCGGAAGATGTCGAGATTGTTGCCAGCTCAAAACATTGGTTACGTTATAAATTGCCAAAGCGACTGATCCGCAAAGACTCCAGTCCCGTGTGTATTGGCCAGAAACAAAAATGGTTTCTACTGAAACTCAAGTGCAAAGATGAAGATGTAGACTTAATGCGCACTCATCATCCCGAATTTGATGACTGGCGTTGGGTGAGTTACTGGTATCCGGTGCGTCAGGTTGTGTCGTTTAAGCGTGATGTATACCGCCGGGTAATGAAAGAGTTTGCGCCTTTTGCGATGCCCTTTAATCGCAAAGAGCATGCGCATAAAGATCACTGGCGACGCCGTTAA
- the ptsP gene encoding phosphoenolpyruvate--protein phosphotransferase produces MLATLRTIAEVVSQQDNLETALSRFVMMVKEAMHTECCSVYFADYSQDNFVLMASDGLNPDAVGRFRVGFTEGLVGLVAQREEPINIAHAQSHPRFKLHTEVHEEGYNAFLSVPVVHQRKVLGVIVVQQRDERVFSHDEESFLITLSAQLASQLAQVELQSALKQDASSHKTSVLKGVASAPGIALGEAFVVIPKLDFASIESQQCEQIHQQRQLFQQAVAATRQEFHVLKNTLSDSLPKEALAVFEVYQQLLDARSLGQRVEQQLEQGWNAKSALKHVIIELVTQFEAMSDPYIKERAVDVRDLGLRVLHHLVSTESMVKSYPDNTILIANELTPAMLAEVPKDKLKGVISVHGSANSHASILTRAMGIPAIWGIEDIPLLQFDGKDMILDAYAGRVYISPSDVLRNEYSALKLKEGQLHDKFEAEHHLASVTADGERISLLLNAGLDLSTEHLSAKYCDGVGLYRTEAWFMQRGQFPSQAEQENWYREVLARYHPEPVIMRTLDIGGDKVLDYFNISEDNPFLGWRGIRVTLDHPELFLDQLKAMLKANAGLGNLRIMLPMVSHTEEVDEALALLEQAYFELQEEWADQFYTIDKPDIGVMLEVPSSIFLLPEWADKVDFCSVGSNDLTQYLLAVDRANAQVAELFEPYHPSVLRVLKKIADDCQQLELPFSLCGELGGEPEGAILLVAMGFRRLSMNISSLNKIKWTLRRLAVKDMEALLAQCLAASSAKQVHRLLREFMIAQGLSELLYTKSDTA; encoded by the coding sequence GTGTTAGCAACATTACGAACCATCGCAGAGGTTGTCTCTCAGCAGGATAACCTCGAAACGGCCTTATCTCGCTTTGTGATGATGGTTAAGGAGGCAATGCACACAGAGTGTTGCTCGGTTTACTTTGCCGATTATAGTCAGGACAATTTTGTACTGATGGCCAGCGATGGCCTTAACCCTGATGCAGTCGGGCGGTTTCGGGTTGGCTTTACTGAAGGCCTGGTCGGGCTGGTCGCTCAGCGGGAAGAGCCGATCAACATAGCGCATGCGCAAAGTCATCCCAGATTTAAACTACACACCGAAGTACACGAAGAAGGCTACAACGCCTTCTTATCGGTCCCAGTGGTGCATCAACGCAAAGTATTGGGCGTCATTGTGGTTCAGCAACGTGATGAGCGGGTGTTTAGTCACGATGAAGAGTCCTTTCTTATTACACTGTCTGCGCAACTGGCCTCACAGCTTGCGCAGGTAGAGTTACAATCAGCGCTCAAACAGGATGCCTCCAGTCACAAAACCTCGGTGCTCAAAGGGGTTGCCAGTGCCCCCGGCATAGCGTTAGGTGAAGCCTTTGTGGTGATCCCTAAGCTCGACTTTGCCAGCATTGAATCTCAGCAATGTGAGCAAATCCATCAGCAGCGCCAGTTATTCCAGCAAGCGGTGGCCGCGACCCGACAAGAATTTCATGTATTAAAAAACACCCTCAGTGACTCCTTACCCAAAGAAGCGCTGGCCGTATTTGAGGTCTATCAGCAGCTGTTAGATGCGCGCAGCCTGGGTCAGCGCGTTGAGCAGCAGCTGGAGCAAGGCTGGAATGCCAAATCCGCATTAAAGCATGTGATTATCGAGCTGGTGACACAGTTTGAAGCTATGTCCGATCCCTATATCAAAGAGCGGGCGGTCGATGTCAGGGATCTGGGGCTAAGGGTATTGCATCACCTGGTCAGCACAGAAAGCATGGTAAAAAGCTATCCGGACAATACCATTTTAATTGCCAATGAGCTGACCCCGGCGATGTTGGCCGAAGTACCCAAAGATAAGCTCAAAGGGGTGATAAGCGTCCATGGTTCGGCGAACTCCCATGCTTCGATCCTGACTCGGGCAATGGGGATCCCCGCAATCTGGGGGATTGAGGATATTCCGCTGTTGCAGTTCGACGGCAAAGATATGATCCTCGATGCGTATGCCGGGCGGGTGTATATTTCGCCCTCCGACGTGCTGCGTAATGAATACTCTGCTCTGAAACTGAAAGAGGGTCAGCTGCACGATAAATTTGAGGCCGAGCATCATTTGGCGTCTGTCACTGCCGATGGTGAGCGGATCAGCCTGTTGCTTAATGCGGGCCTGGACTTATCTACCGAGCACCTCAGCGCCAAATACTGCGATGGCGTGGGTTTGTATCGCACCGAAGCCTGGTTTATGCAGCGCGGACAGTTTCCGTCACAGGCTGAGCAAGAAAATTGGTATCGCGAGGTGTTGGCGCGTTATCACCCTGAGCCCGTCATTATGCGTACCCTGGATATTGGCGGCGATAAAGTCCTGGATTATTTTAACATTAGTGAAGATAACCCTTTTCTTGGCTGGCGTGGGATCCGGGTTACGCTTGACCATCCCGAGCTGTTTTTAGACCAACTCAAGGCCATGCTCAAAGCCAATGCCGGGCTGGGTAACTTACGGATCATGTTGCCCATGGTCAGTCACACAGAAGAAGTCGACGAAGCACTGGCGCTGCTGGAGCAGGCATACTTTGAACTGCAAGAAGAGTGGGCCGATCAGTTTTATACCATAGATAAGCCAGATATCGGCGTGATGCTGGAAGTGCCATCGAGTATCTTTTTACTGCCCGAGTGGGCCGACAAGGTCGATTTTTGCTCTGTCGGAAGCAACGACTTGACGCAATATCTGCTGGCGGTAGACAGAGCCAATGCCCAGGTCGCTGAGTTGTTTGAACCTTATCACCCTAGTGTGCTGCGGGTCCTGAAAAAAATAGCCGACGACTGTCAGCAGCTTGAATTGCCGTTTAGTCTGTGTGGAGAGTTGGGTGGTGAGCCCGAAGGCGCGATTTTACTCGTTGCCATGGGGTTTCGTCGCCTCAGCATGAACATTTCATCGTTAAATAAAATAAAGTGGACACTGCGCAGGCTGGCCGTCAAAGATATGGAGGCTTTACTCGCCCAGTGTCTCGCTGCATCCAGCGCTAAGCAGGTACACAGACTGCTGCGCGAGTTTATGATAGCCCAAGGCCTCAGTGAGTTACTTTATACCAAAAGTGATACGGCCTGA
- a CDS encoding sulfite exporter TauE/SafE family protein, with protein MTISVLLILSCALLGCIVGFLAGLLGIGGGLIIVPVLSAILLYFEVLADEHVIVVAIATSLASILFTSTSSALAHHRNHNVPWEIAPWVMTGVAVGALVSGFMVALIPVHWVKWTFVISVLLIAAKMVFSTRPGKAKKTRDLPSGPVLTGITSLMGALSAMIGIGGGVLIVPLLSYFGVDMRKAIGCAAVSGIVIALFGSIGYVVSGGQALKLTDGFAGFVYLPALFGIVLTSWFVAPLGAKATHTLPVPVIKKVFALLLVVIAGKMLFY; from the coding sequence ATGACAATCAGTGTGTTACTCATTTTAAGCTGCGCCTTGCTTGGCTGCATTGTCGGCTTTCTGGCCGGGTTACTCGGTATCGGCGGCGGCTTGATCATTGTGCCTGTGCTGTCGGCAATCTTATTGTACTTTGAGGTACTGGCCGATGAGCATGTGATAGTGGTTGCCATTGCCACCTCTTTGGCGTCGATTTTGTTTACGTCCACCTCCTCTGCGCTGGCTCACCATCGAAATCATAATGTGCCCTGGGAGATTGCCCCTTGGGTGATGACAGGTGTCGCCGTGGGTGCCTTGGTCAGTGGTTTTATGGTCGCGCTCATACCTGTGCACTGGGTCAAGTGGACGTTTGTCATTTCGGTGTTGCTTATTGCCGCTAAAATGGTCTTCAGTACTCGCCCAGGCAAAGCAAAAAAAACGCGAGATCTGCCATCCGGACCTGTGCTGACGGGGATCACTTCGTTAATGGGGGCCTTGTCTGCCATGATAGGTATAGGCGGTGGCGTGCTGATTGTGCCGTTACTGAGCTATTTTGGTGTGGACATGCGCAAAGCGATAGGCTGCGCGGCAGTGAGCGGTATTGTGATTGCTTTATTTGGCTCTATCGGTTACGTCGTATCGGGGGGGCAGGCATTGAAATTAACCGACGGTTTTGCCGGTTTTGTGTATTTACCGGCATTATTTGGTATTGTGCTGACATCCTGGTTTGTCGCTCCACTTGGGGCCAAAGCAACACACACTCTGCCGGTGCCAGTGATTAAGAAAGTGTTCGCGTTACTGCTCGTGGTGATTGCGGGAAAAATGTTATTTTATTGA
- the lgt gene encoding prolipoprotein diacylglyceryl transferase, whose amino-acid sequence MALQFPEIDPIIFSIGPLSVRWYGVMYLIGFAFAMWWANKEADKPNSGWTKDEVSDLLFYGMLGVILGGRIGYVLFYQFSHFLENPMYLLRIDQGGMSFHGGALGVIAGIFIFAWRFKKSPLAVGDFVVPMVPVGLLAGRIGNFINGELWGRATDVPWAVVFPTGGPIARHPSQLYEAFLEGLVLFIMLIWYRKQPRPAGSVAGLFLLGYGTFRFIVEYFREPDAHIGLYAGVISQGQILSLPMVIGGLGLMLWSHKRTATARA is encoded by the coding sequence ATGGCTTTGCAGTTTCCAGAAATCGATCCAATTATTTTTTCGATTGGACCCCTAAGTGTACGCTGGTATGGCGTGATGTATCTGATTGGCTTTGCCTTTGCCATGTGGTGGGCAAATAAAGAAGCCGACAAGCCCAACTCGGGCTGGACCAAAGATGAAGTCAGTGATCTGCTGTTTTACGGCATGCTCGGGGTGATCCTGGGCGGACGCATTGGCTATGTGTTGTTTTACCAGTTCAGCCACTTCCTTGAAAACCCAATGTACCTGCTGCGTATTGATCAGGGTGGCATGTCATTCCATGGTGGCGCACTAGGGGTGATCGCGGGTATCTTTATTTTTGCCTGGCGATTCAAAAAGTCACCGCTGGCGGTGGGCGACTTTGTGGTTCCTATGGTACCGGTAGGCCTGTTGGCAGGACGTATTGGTAACTTTATCAATGGTGAGCTTTGGGGCCGTGCTACCGATGTGCCCTGGGCGGTGGTTTTCCCGACGGGAGGCCCGATTGCACGTCATCCTTCGCAGCTTTACGAGGCGTTCCTGGAAGGGCTGGTGTTGTTCATTATGCTGATCTGGTACAGAAAGCAGCCACGTCCAGCCGGCAGCGTGGCAGGTTTGTTCCTGCTTGGATATGGTACTTTCCGTTTCATCGTTGAGTATTTCCGTGAACCGGATGCCCATATCGGTTTGTATGCCGGTGTGATTTCTCAGGGTCAGATCTTGTCTTTACCTATGGTGATCGGTGGCCTGGGCCTGATGCTCTGGAGCCACAAACGCACCGCAACTGCCCGCGCTTAA
- a CDS encoding thymidylate synthase, with product MKVYLELLRDVLENGTQKGDRTGTGTRSVFGRQIRHNLQDGFPLLTTKKLHFKSIANELIWFLKGDTNKTWLNENGVKIWDEWALENGDLGPIYGKQWTAWPTKDGGEINQIDYVVDTLKNNPNSRRILFHGWNVEYLPDESMSPQENVQAGRMALPPCHLLYQFYVADGKLSGQLYIRSSDIFLGLPYNIASLSLLVHMLAQQCDLEPGEVIVSFGDLHAYSNHMEQIEQQLQREPKGLPTLNILRKPESIYDYRFEDFAIEGYNADPNIKAPVAI from the coding sequence ATGAAAGTGTATTTGGAGTTGTTGCGAGATGTATTAGAAAACGGCACCCAGAAAGGGGACCGCACTGGTACTGGTACGCGCTCCGTATTTGGCCGTCAAATTCGTCACAACCTCCAGGATGGTTTTCCGCTGCTGACCACCAAAAAGCTGCACTTTAAGAGCATTGCCAACGAGCTGATCTGGTTCCTTAAAGGCGATACCAATAAAACCTGGTTAAACGAAAACGGGGTGAAAATCTGGGATGAGTGGGCACTGGAAAACGGCGACCTTGGCCCAATTTATGGCAAGCAGTGGACAGCCTGGCCGACCAAAGACGGCGGGGAAATTAATCAAATAGATTACGTGGTCGATACACTCAAAAATAATCCGAACAGCCGTCGCATCTTATTCCATGGCTGGAATGTAGAGTATCTGCCCGATGAGTCGATGAGTCCGCAAGAAAATGTCCAGGCCGGTCGTATGGCTTTACCGCCGTGTCACCTGCTTTATCAGTTCTACGTGGCAGACGGTAAATTATCCGGGCAGCTGTATATTCGCAGCTCAGATATTTTCCTGGGGCTGCCGTATAACATCGCCAGTTTGTCTTTGCTGGTACATATGCTGGCGCAACAATGCGACCTTGAACCTGGTGAAGTAATTGTCAGCTTTGGCGATTTACATGCTTACTCAAACCACATGGAACAGATTGAGCAGCAGTTACAACGTGAGCCTAAGGGCCTGCCCACGTTGAACATTTTACGCAAGCCCGAATCTATTTATGACTATCGCTTTGAGGATTTTGCCATCGAAGGTTACAACGCCGACCCTAACATTAAGGCGCCTGTTGCAATTTAA
- a CDS encoding DUF4402 domain-containing protein produces MDKLMNKYTLLSILAVMPALSDAQPAEFKATVKVTNSFNFVKVNDLDFGTIRAAGDPAGGDTATLTVAANASTAPTVTSTDATKASIAVINPGSPASFTVDGVAPYSTLTITDPTDTAVAPKSLPPGTPGFLLGNFTYYMTSGTPGPVTGTIQVDATGAVAFNVGATLTTTSAATGNYLDGDYEGSFTLELNY; encoded by the coding sequence ATGGATAAGTTAATGAATAAATATACCCTGCTCTCAATTCTGGCGGTCATGCCAGCTCTGTCAGATGCCCAGCCTGCTGAATTTAAGGCAACGGTAAAAGTGACAAACTCATTCAACTTTGTAAAAGTTAATGACTTGGATTTTGGTACAATCCGAGCTGCTGGTGACCCAGCTGGTGGAGACACGGCAACTCTGACCGTTGCAGCGAACGCAAGTACCGCGCCTACTGTCACTTCAACAGACGCGACCAAGGCATCAATTGCGGTTATCAATCCGGGTAGCCCGGCTTCGTTTACTGTGGATGGCGTTGCGCCATATTCTACGCTGACGATTACGGATCCGACGGATACGGCAGTGGCACCTAAAAGCTTGCCACCAGGCACTCCGGGGTTTTTGCTGGGTAATTTTACCTACTATATGACATCTGGCACTCCAGGCCCCGTTACCGGTACTATTCAGGTTGATGCAACTGGTGCAGTCGCGTTCAATGTGGGCGCAACTTTGACCACAACCAGCGCCGCTACTGGTAATTATCTAGATGGTGACTATGAAGGTAGTTTCACCTTAGAGCTAAATTATTAA